From Sphingomonas hengshuiensis, one genomic window encodes:
- a CDS encoding aspartate aminotransferase family protein, whose product MSNELMAVYNRAPVEVERGEGAWLHAADGRVFLDLVQGIATNGLGHTHPALVSALTAQAGKLWHVSNIFRIPGQEELARKLTQNSFADVVFFGNSGSEAVECALKAARRYHSVNGAPERIDIFGFAGSFHGRTYAAVNASGNPSYLDGFGPCLPGYEQFLVDDMDAIEAAIHRPTAAAVIVEPVQGEGGARALDEAWLRRVRELCDETGTLLIFDEVQCGMGRTGKLFAHQWFEGVEPDLMAVAKALGGGFPVGACLASAKAAQGMIVGVHGSTFGGNPLAMAVAGAAFDIIAAEETLANVRDVSAHLKAALSELVARYPDIAVDVRGKGLLVGVKLVTNNREMMAIARDHGLLIAGGGENCVRMLPSLLLTREEADEAVVRLEATFAATRTKAAVPADAAA is encoded by the coding sequence ATGTCGAACGAGCTGATGGCGGTCTACAACCGCGCGCCCGTCGAAGTCGAGCGCGGTGAGGGCGCGTGGCTGCACGCCGCCGACGGGCGCGTATTTCTCGACCTTGTGCAGGGTATTGCCACCAACGGCCTTGGCCACACGCACCCCGCGCTCGTTTCTGCGCTGACCGCGCAGGCGGGCAAACTGTGGCACGTCTCCAACATCTTCCGCATCCCGGGACAGGAGGAACTCGCGCGCAAGCTGACGCAGAACTCGTTCGCGGACGTGGTGTTCTTCGGCAACTCTGGCTCAGAAGCCGTCGAATGTGCGCTGAAGGCCGCGCGCCGCTACCATTCGGTCAATGGTGCGCCGGAGCGGATCGATATCTTCGGCTTTGCGGGTTCGTTCCACGGGCGCACCTATGCTGCGGTCAATGCCTCGGGCAACCCGTCGTACCTCGATGGTTTTGGCCCGTGCCTGCCGGGCTACGAGCAGTTCCTCGTCGATGACATGGATGCCATCGAAGCCGCCATCCACCGCCCTACCGCCGCTGCCGTTATCGTCGAGCCGGTACAGGGTGAGGGCGGCGCCCGTGCACTGGATGAGGCATGGCTGCGGCGCGTACGCGAGCTATGCGACGAGACCGGCACGCTGCTAATATTCGACGAGGTCCAATGCGGTATGGGCCGCACCGGCAAACTCTTTGCGCACCAGTGGTTCGAAGGTGTTGAGCCCGACCTGATGGCGGTGGCCAAGGCGCTGGGCGGCGGCTTCCCGGTCGGCGCGTGCCTTGCCAGCGCGAAGGCGGCGCAGGGCATGATCGTGGGCGTCCACGGTTCCACCTTCGGCGGCAATCCGCTGGCGATGGCCGTCGCCGGCGCCGCGTTTGACATCATCGCTGCGGAAGAGACGCTGGCCAACGTTCGCGACGTCTCGGCGCACCTTAAGGCTGCGTTGAGCGAACTCGTGGCCCGCTATCCCGACATCGCCGTGGACGTGCGTGGCAAGGGGCTTTTGGTCGGCGTCAAGCTCGTTACCAACAACCGCGAGATGATGGCGATCGCGCGCGATCACGGCCTGCTGATCGCGGGCGGCGGCGAGAATTGCGTGCGCATGCTGCCTTCGCTGCTGCTGACCCGCGAGGAAGCGGACGAGGCCGTGGTGCGCCTTGAGGCGACCTTTGCAGCTACTCGAACGAAGGCCGCCGTTCCGGCGGATGCGGCGGCCTGA
- the tnpB gene encoding IS66 family insertion sequence element accessory protein TnpB (TnpB, as the term is used for proteins encoded by IS66 family insertion elements, is considered an accessory protein, since TnpC, encoded by a neighboring gene, is a DDE family transposase.) — protein MSPAPLPTRVYLACGVTDMRKGFDGLAVLVQQVLAQNPHSGALFAFRGKRGHLVKLLWFDGQGLCLFSKRLDRGRFVWPVTASGTVVLTPAQLSMLLEGIDWRRPERTCTPTLAG, from the coding sequence GTGAGCCCGGCGCCGTTGCCGACGCGGGTATACCTGGCGTGCGGCGTGACAGATATGCGCAAGGGCTTCGACGGGCTGGCGGTGCTGGTGCAGCAGGTACTGGCGCAAAACCCGCATTCGGGCGCGCTGTTCGCGTTTCGCGGCAAGCGCGGGCATCTGGTCAAGCTGCTCTGGTTCGACGGGCAAGGCCTTTGCCTGTTTTCGAAGCGGCTCGACCGGGGCCGTTTCGTCTGGCCGGTGACGGCGAGCGGCACGGTGGTGCTGACGCCGGCGCAATTGTCGATGCTGCTGGAGGGCATCGACTGGCGCCGTCCGGAGCGGACGTGCACGCCGACGCTGGCGGGCTGA
- the tnpA gene encoding IS66-like element accessory protein TnpA → MTGRMEVVGRVSGRRRWSDAEKLEILAEAFQPGVRVCDVIARREVSSSLIYTWRKQLREGRLAGAAPSLPVFAEVRLAEPIVPASPPVPCSSGRIDIALPGGVRISVDGGVDAEALARVLSVLR, encoded by the coding sequence ATGACTGGTCGCATGGAGGTCGTGGGCCGGGTGTCGGGCCGGCGGCGCTGGTCGGACGCGGAGAAGCTGGAGATCCTGGCCGAGGCGTTCCAACCCGGCGTTCGGGTCTGCGATGTGATCGCCCGGCGCGAGGTGTCGAGCAGCCTGATCTATACGTGGCGCAAGCAACTGCGCGAAGGCAGGCTGGCCGGGGCTGCGCCTTCGCTGCCGGTGTTTGCCGAGGTTCGGCTCGCCGAGCCGATCGTGCCGGCGTCGCCGCCGGTTCCGTGTTCGTCGGGGCGCATCGATATCGCGTTGCCCGGCGGCGTGCGGATCAGCGTCGACGGCGGGGTGGATGCGGAGGCGCTGGCGCGGGTGTTGTCGGTGCTGCGGTGA
- the astD gene encoding succinylglutamate-semialdehyde dehydrogenase produces the protein MTQLLRSIDPASEAVVWDGSAATPAECGTAVERARAAFPGWAATPLEERIALARRYADALKADAVGLSEILSRETGKLLWETRAEVAAMVGKVEISITAQAERAGSREQTMPFGRAVLRHRPHGVMLVLGPYNFPGHLPNGHIVPALLAGNTVVFKPSEEAPATAERMMQAWRTAGLPEDVLQVLQGGRETGAALVEADIDGLLFTGSAGAGAHFRRLFADRPHVILALELGGNNPMLAWDGDEQAIASLVAHSAFVTTGQRCSCARRLIVPVGADGDRFVEAVVDLAARLPVAAWDEAGDAFMGPLISARAADAAHDAVEGLIGNGARVLLPSRPLEERSRAFMAPVVLETTGLAMPDSEIFAPVLQVRRMPDFDAAIAEANATNYGLSAGLVSADAQLWERFAAGSRAGVVNWNRPTTGAASSMPFGGLGDSGNHRPSAYYAADYCAWPAASFEAGIVETQALPGL, from the coding sequence ATGACCCAATTGCTGCGTTCGATCGATCCCGCCAGCGAGGCGGTCGTCTGGGACGGCTCGGCGGCCACGCCCGCCGAGTGCGGTACCGCCGTGGAACGTGCCCGCGCCGCCTTCCCGGGTTGGGCCGCGACCCCGCTGGAGGAGCGCATTGCACTAGCCCGCCGCTACGCGGATGCCCTCAAGGCAGATGCTGTTGGATTGAGTGAAATTCTCTCGCGCGAGACTGGTAAGCTGCTCTGGGAGACCCGCGCCGAAGTAGCCGCGATGGTAGGCAAGGTGGAAATCTCCATCACTGCACAGGCCGAACGTGCAGGCAGCCGCGAGCAGACGATGCCGTTCGGCCGCGCCGTTCTGCGACATCGCCCGCATGGGGTTATGCTGGTGCTGGGCCCCTACAACTTCCCTGGCCACTTGCCGAACGGGCACATCGTTCCTGCGCTGCTGGCCGGCAACACGGTGGTCTTCAAGCCCTCCGAGGAAGCCCCTGCCACGGCGGAGCGCATGATGCAGGCGTGGCGAACGGCGGGCTTGCCCGAAGACGTGCTGCAGGTTCTACAGGGCGGGCGGGAGACGGGCGCGGCACTGGTCGAGGCCGACATCGATGGTCTGCTATTCACGGGTTCTGCGGGTGCGGGAGCGCATTTCCGGCGCCTCTTTGCCGATCGTCCGCATGTGATACTGGCGTTGGAACTGGGGGGCAACAATCCGATGTTGGCTTGGGACGGCGATGAACAGGCGATCGCTTCTCTGGTCGCACACTCCGCGTTCGTCACCACCGGTCAGCGCTGTTCCTGCGCGCGCCGCCTGATCGTTCCCGTCGGCGCGGACGGTGACCGGTTCGTTGAAGCTGTGGTGGATCTCGCCGCCCGCCTGCCGGTCGCGGCATGGGACGAGGCTGGCGACGCCTTCATGGGCCCGCTGATCTCCGCCCGCGCTGCAGATGCGGCGCACGATGCGGTGGAGGGCCTGATTGGTAACGGTGCGCGGGTGCTGCTGCCGTCACGCCCGCTGGAAGAGCGTAGCCGCGCGTTCATGGCGCCGGTGGTCCTGGAGACGACAGGGCTTGCGATGCCCGACAGCGAAATCTTTGCGCCCGTCCTCCAGGTACGCCGTATGCCCGACTTCGACGCGGCCATCGCTGAAGCCAATGCCACGAACTACGGTCTCTCCGCCGGGCTGGTCAGCGCAGATGCGCAGTTATGGGAGCGCTTTGCGGCAGGGTCGCGCGCGGGCGTGGTTAATTGGAATCGACCGACCACCGGCGCGGCGTCCTCAATGCCGTTCGGAGGCCTGGGAGACAGCGGTAATCATCGGCCCAGTGCCTACTATGCCGCCGACTACTGCGCTTGGCCCGCAGCCAGCTTCGAGGCCGGCATCGTGGAGACACAAGCGCTTCCCGGGCTGTGA
- a CDS encoding arginine N-succinyltransferase, which yields MLVVRQAGPADIDALMELAYLSGRGFTSLPEDRGVLSERLLLSQASFAGDVLPRQAWFVLMLENTETGQVDGLAAVKGGVGIQRPHFSFRVVTMEQYSSATETRFDHKALVLVNECGDCSEVGTLFLRPGKRQSGAGSLLARSRYLLIGTERDRFCDTVMAELRGWFDDADNSPFWDGIASKFYRLPFEDADRMITSTDGQFIRDLAPRHPIYLELVNADARDVIGAVHRHGVTAKRMLEKEGFRHSGLVDIFDGGPTMTAPRDSIRTLARARMLPWRVGDVEDAELALLSTTAIQGFRATRAPARIGADHVLVSSATLALLGFNDGALVQVSA from the coding sequence ATGCTGGTTGTCCGTCAGGCGGGCCCCGCCGACATCGATGCTCTGATGGAACTGGCGTACCTGTCCGGCAGAGGCTTCACGAGCCTGCCGGAGGACAGGGGCGTTTTGTCCGAACGCCTGTTGCTGTCGCAGGCGAGCTTTGCGGGGGACGTCCTCCCTCGCCAAGCCTGGTTCGTGCTGATGCTCGAGAACACCGAGACAGGGCAGGTCGATGGTCTTGCCGCCGTCAAGGGCGGGGTGGGCATCCAGCGCCCCCATTTTTCTTTCCGCGTGGTGACGATGGAGCAGTACTCCTCCGCGACCGAGACGCGCTTCGATCACAAGGCGCTTGTGCTGGTGAACGAGTGCGGCGATTGTTCGGAGGTCGGTACGCTGTTCCTGCGACCGGGCAAGCGTCAGAGCGGGGCCGGATCACTACTGGCCCGCTCGCGATATCTGCTGATCGGCACTGAACGCGATCGGTTCTGCGATACCGTAATGGCCGAATTGCGCGGATGGTTCGATGACGCGGACAACAGCCCGTTCTGGGATGGCATCGCCAGCAAATTCTACCGCCTGCCGTTCGAGGACGCGGACCGCATGATCACGTCCACCGACGGCCAGTTCATTCGCGACCTTGCCCCGCGTCATCCGATCTACCTCGAACTGGTCAACGCGGATGCCCGGGACGTGATCGGCGCCGTTCACCGTCATGGCGTTACGGCGAAGCGGATGCTGGAGAAGGAGGGTTTTCGCCATTCCGGCCTCGTCGATATCTTCGATGGCGGACCGACAATGACGGCGCCGCGCGATTCCATTCGCACTCTGGCTCGGGCACGCATGCTGCCCTGGCGCGTGGGCGATGTGGAAGATGCCGAGTTAGCGCTTTTGTCGACGACGGCAATCCAAGGATTTCGTGCAACCCGCGCGCCGGCGCGGATCGGTGCCGACCACGTTCTCGTTTCCTCCGCCACGCTGGCTCTTCTGGGGTTCAACGACGGCGCCTTGGTTCAGGTGAGTGCATGA
- a CDS encoding hydrolase: MLDQVLEWSSINSGSGNMAGLANMADRLCDAFAVLPGRLERLPAHASTVIRGDGCEKRVQFGDNILLTVRPEAPIQLLLTGHMDTVFAADSAFQDCTWRAEGLLVGPGVADMKGGIAIMLAALRALELSLLRERIGYQVVLNSDEEIGSQGSAPLIANAARNKLAAFTYEPSALPDGTLAGARPGSGNFSIIVTGRSAHAGRNPQDGRNALLAAADIALGLEAMVRDGLSVNPARIDGGGPHNVVPSHAVLHVNMRPRSPEHKRLAEIALQAILDDVSRSRDIGVHVHGSFTRLPKPLDEPTLALLRLVQDCGKALGQNIGWRDTGGVCDGNNIAACGVPVVDTMGVRGGAIHSSDEYLIPSSLAERASLSALLLCHLAREGMPSF, from the coding sequence ATGCTCGATCAGGTCCTCGAATGGTCCTCCATCAACAGTGGTTCGGGTAACATGGCAGGTCTTGCCAACATGGCGGATCGGTTGTGCGATGCGTTCGCGGTGCTGCCGGGACGGCTAGAACGGCTTCCTGCGCATGCCAGCACCGTGATCCGCGGGGACGGCTGCGAAAAGCGAGTCCAATTCGGCGATAATATCCTCCTCACCGTTCGGCCGGAGGCGCCGATCCAGCTTCTCCTCACCGGACACATGGACACGGTATTCGCCGCTGATAGCGCATTTCAAGACTGCACGTGGCGCGCGGAGGGCCTTCTAGTAGGTCCCGGCGTCGCCGACATGAAGGGCGGCATTGCCATCATGCTGGCGGCGCTGCGCGCGCTCGAACTCTCGCTGCTGCGCGAGCGGATCGGCTATCAGGTCGTACTCAACAGCGATGAGGAGATAGGTTCGCAGGGATCGGCACCTCTGATCGCAAATGCTGCGCGCAATAAGCTTGCTGCATTCACTTATGAGCCATCTGCGCTCCCGGACGGCACGCTCGCCGGCGCGCGACCAGGTAGTGGCAATTTCTCGATCATCGTGACTGGACGCAGCGCACATGCAGGGCGCAACCCCCAAGACGGCCGTAATGCGTTGCTGGCCGCGGCCGATATCGCGCTCGGGCTTGAAGCAATGGTCCGCGATGGTCTGAGCGTTAATCCTGCGCGCATCGATGGTGGCGGCCCGCACAATGTCGTGCCTTCCCATGCGGTTCTGCACGTCAATATGCGCCCACGAAGCCCTGAACATAAGCGTTTGGCCGAGATCGCCTTGCAGGCCATCTTGGATGATGTCTCCCGATCTCGCGATATCGGTGTTCACGTTCACGGCAGCTTCACGCGCCTACCCAAACCGCTGGACGAACCTACGCTTGCTCTGCTTCGCCTAGTTCAGGACTGCGGCAAAGCACTGGGCCAGAATATCGGATGGCGCGACACGGGCGGGGTTTGTGATGGCAACAATATCGCAGCTTGTGGGGTTCCGGTGGTGGATACAATGGGCGTGCGCGGCGGCGCAATCCATTCTTCCGACGAATATTTGATACCGTCCAGTCTGGCTGAACGTGCCTCGCTGTCCGCGCTCCTTCTATGCCATCTTGCCCGTGAGGGTATGCCTTCATTCTAA